One segment of Clostridium ljungdahlii DSM 13528 DNA contains the following:
- a CDS encoding DUF1847 domain-containing protein yields MYYCALCTIHACNKKDLDKAPKNCPSLDEKMKKIKEVYKDEENFKIAKASALVVSEGYGEKTRLEETIDFAKRCQYKNIGIAFCVGLSNEAKILSKVLSYNGFTVNSVICKNGGISKDFIDIDSNVPMCNPIGQANFLNEAKTDLNIILGLCVGHDSLFIKYSEAPITVFAVKDRILAHNPLGAIYQADSYYKDKLFPKKK; encoded by the coding sequence ATGTATTATTGTGCATTATGTACTATTCATGCTTGTAATAAAAAGGATTTGGATAAAGCGCCAAAAAATTGTCCAAGTCTTGATGAGAAAATGAAAAAAATTAAAGAGGTCTATAAAGATGAAGAAAATTTTAAAATTGCTAAAGCATCAGCATTAGTTGTGAGTGAGGGATATGGTGAAAAGACAAGATTAGAAGAAACAATTGATTTTGCTAAAAGATGTCAGTATAAAAATATAGGAATTGCATTCTGTGTTGGCTTATCTAACGAAGCTAAGATTTTAAGTAAAGTTCTTAGTTATAATGGATTTACTGTAAATTCTGTAATTTGTAAAAATGGAGGTATATCAAAAGATTTTATTGATATAGATTCAAATGTACCAATGTGTAATCCAATAGGTCAGGCGAATTTTTTAAATGAAGCTAAAACAGATTTAAATATTATTTTGGGCTTATGTGTTGGACATGATTCTTTGTTTATAAAATATTCAGAAGCTCCAATAACTGTTTTTGCAGTAAAAGATAGGATTTTGGCACATAATCCATTAGGCGCAATATATCAAGCAGACTCTTACTATAAAGACAAGCTATTTCCTAAAAAGAAATAA
- a CDS encoding DUF2127 domain-containing protein: MKFSTNSNIFHKGFEIGILIKFIDGFLEIIGGVLLLFLNPSRLSDLVVLLTQHELSEDPRDVIANFMIKLSSKFTISTQYFGVFYLISHGIVKLILIIFLWKRKSWAYPLTIISLILFIIYQIYRYILHPSSWLIILTVFDIIMIILTFIEYRRIKNFPN; encoded by the coding sequence ATGAAATTTAGTACAAATAGTAATATATTTCATAAAGGATTTGAAATTGGAATATTAATAAAATTTATTGATGGTTTTTTAGAAATTATAGGTGGAGTTTTATTACTTTTTTTAAATCCAAGTAGATTAAGTGATTTAGTTGTTTTGTTAACACAACATGAGTTATCGGAAGATCCAAGAGATGTTATTGCAAATTTTATGATAAAATTAAGTTCAAAATTTACCATAAGTACGCAATATTTTGGAGTGTTCTATTTGATTTCTCATGGAATAGTCAAATTAATTCTTATAATATTTCTATGGAAAAGAAAGTCTTGGGCTTATCCACTTACTATAATATCATTGATTTTGTTTATAATTTACCAAATTTATAGATATATACTTCATCCTTCAAGTTGGCTAATAATACTAACCGTTTTTGATATTATAATGATAATATTAACTTTCATAGAATATAGAAGAATAAAAAATTTCCCTAATTGA
- a CDS encoding SufB/SufD family protein: MLDELDKSMLSQMSGLHELPIGAYNIRRNGEKVARNTTANIDIVTKKDKPGIDIIVKPGTKGESVHIPVILTQEGLNDVVYNTFEIGEGSDVLIVAGCGIHNPGEKKSQHDGVHEFFVRKGARIKYVERHFGEGSGNGERILNPKTIIEVEEGGFAELELVQIKGVSSTKRDTEIKLHKNARAVVSERLLTYKNQDAESKINVEMVGRDSSARIISRSVARDESKQLFHLNMSGYERCRGHIQCDSIIMDEATVQSIPKISAFHSDSQLIHEAAIGKIASDQLIKLMSLGLSEKEAEDTILKGFLK, encoded by the coding sequence ATGTTGGATGAATTGGATAAAAGTATGTTAAGTCAAATGTCAGGACTTCATGAATTGCCAATTGGTGCTTATAATATAAGAAGAAACGGAGAAAAGGTTGCAAGAAATACTACAGCCAATATAGATATAGTTACAAAAAAAGATAAGCCGGGTATAGACATAATAGTAAAACCTGGTACTAAAGGTGAAAGTGTACATATACCTGTAATTTTAACACAAGAAGGGTTAAATGATGTTGTGTATAACACTTTTGAAATTGGTGAGGGGTCAGATGTACTTATAGTGGCAGGTTGTGGTATACATAATCCAGGTGAGAAAAAATCCCAGCATGATGGAGTCCATGAATTTTTTGTCAGGAAAGGTGCTCGCATAAAATATGTAGAGAGACATTTTGGAGAAGGCAGTGGGAATGGTGAGAGAATATTGAATCCTAAAACAATAATAGAAGTTGAAGAAGGAGGATTTGCTGAATTAGAGCTAGTCCAAATAAAAGGAGTAAGCAGTACTAAAAGGGATACAGAAATAAAGCTTCATAAAAATGCTAGAGCTGTAGTATCAGAGAGACTTCTTACATATAAAAATCAAGATGCAGAGTCTAAGATAAATGTAGAAATGGTAGGAAGAGATTCTTCTGCACGAATAATTTCTCGTTCTGTAGCACGAGACGAGTCAAAACAACTATTTCATTTAAATATGTCTGGATATGAGAGATGCAGGGGTCATATTCAATGTGATTCCATAATAATGGATGAAGCAACGGTACAATCTATACCTAAAATATCAGCATTTCATTCAGACTCACAACTTATACATGAAGCTGCTATAGGAAAAATTGCTAGTGATCAGCTTATAAAACTTATGTCATTAGGACTTTCGGAAAAAGAAGCTGAAGATACTATATTGAAAGGATTTCTTAAATAG
- a CDS encoding AbrB/MazE/SpoVT family DNA-binding domain-containing protein — protein sequence MKHPKDKYAWTVKIGEKGQFVIPKEARDIFDIKPGDTIIVLADKKKGIAIPPKSLFTKLTETIFDGDISEREGDKE from the coding sequence ATGAAGCACCCAAAAGACAAGTATGCGTGGACAGTAAAAATCGGTGAAAAAGGGCAATTTGTTATTCCAAAAGAAGCTAGAGACATTTTTGACATCAAGCCCGGTGATACTATTATAGTTCTTGCTGATAAGAAGAAAGGTATTGCTATACCTCCAAAGTCACTTTTTACTAAATTAACTGAAACAATTTTTGACGGAGATATTTCTGAAAGAGAAGGTGATAAGGAATGA
- a CDS encoding ABC transporter ATP-binding protein → MLELKNLCLEIENDNGKIDILKDINLKFEKNKIYVITGPNGGGKSSLAKTIMGIYKASSGDILLDGENIADLDITERAKKGIGFAFQQPARFKGIKVNQLLNLAAGDNKVNTCKLLQDVGLCAQDYINRDVDSSLSGGELKRIEIATILARNLEVALFDEPEAGIDLWSFNKLVETFEDMNKNKETTIIIISHQERILNLADEVIILADGQIKEITSKENILDKIKKNDNCKCGEICQKGGTF, encoded by the coding sequence ATGTTAGAATTAAAAAATTTATGTCTTGAAATAGAAAATGATAATGGAAAAATCGATATTTTAAAAGATATAAACTTAAAGTTTGAAAAGAATAAAATATATGTAATTACTGGCCCAAATGGTGGTGGTAAATCATCTTTAGCCAAAACAATAATGGGAATATATAAAGCTTCTTCGGGAGATATATTATTAGATGGAGAAAATATCGCAGATTTAGATATTACCGAGAGAGCTAAAAAGGGTATAGGATTTGCATTCCAACAGCCTGCAAGATTTAAAGGTATAAAAGTAAATCAATTGCTAAACCTAGCTGCAGGGGATAATAAGGTAAATACATGTAAATTACTTCAGGACGTAGGACTTTGTGCTCAAGATTATATAAATAGGGATGTTGATTCAAGTCTTTCTGGTGGTGAACTTAAGAGAATAGAAATAGCAACTATACTTGCTAGAAACCTCGAAGTTGCATTGTTTGATGAGCCCGAAGCAGGAATAGATTTATGGAGTTTTAACAAGTTAGTTGAAACTTTTGAAGATATGAATAAAAATAAAGAAACTACTATAATTATAATATCTCACCAAGAGAGAATCTTAAATTTAGCAGATGAGGTTATCATACTTGCAGATGGTCAAATTAAAGAAATAACTTCAAAAGAGAATATACTTGATAAAATAAAAAAGAATGATAATTGTAAATGCGGCGAGATTTGTCAAAAAGGAGGTACTTTTTAG